The Ipomoea triloba cultivar NCNSP0323 chromosome 14, ASM357664v1 region taaacTGAGTTACTTAAGATCGATCCATCcagttaaattatatattgtaaCCTCTATTTAATGTTTCACCAGAAAGAAATATTGagaattatgattttcaaattGAAATCGAACTTTTTCAAATCAAACCGAACTAGAATGTTAAATTGaatggtttcattttttttttcaaaatcaaacaaaccgaaataagaaaaaatcgaaccgaacaCCGAAATATCCACTTCTAACTTATATAGtcatttaaaagaattatttttctatttctctGACGGTTAAGCCCAGTAGCCCACTATCCACCTAACATTTAGCCCACAttccttatttttatttctttaaaaactaatgcagttttaaatttaatttagcaTACCTATAGCGGGCTCTCAAGTCTCATCTCACTCCACAGGTACGTGTTTCCTCGTCTTTCATCTGATTTGTATCTGCTATGCGTGTATCTCTACGTATATATACTGGAATCGACACCTTTGGATGGTGCACGAGCGCACTTGAATCTGTTTGGCCATCTAGTTTGCGGGGTGGTGAGTGGATATTGCTTTCTACAATGCCGGTaaggtgtttgatgaattgtttGTGAGATTTTCAGTTGTATAGGTGTGAATGCATGTCTGCTGCTTTGCCTAATTTAAACAAGTTAACGAGTTAATTGAACAATGCTGGTGAAACGTGCGTTTTGGAGCTACGTTTCCACTTCCTGCGGCTTCTCTTCGTTGGCAGCTACCAATTTGCTGAAATGCGGGGAGGTTGTGAAGCAAGCTCGGGTGTTTACGGAAGCAGATGTTGTTGAATACTCGAAGCTGAGCCATGATACCAACCCCTTGCATTTTGACTCAGAATGTGCCAAGCTTGCTGGATTCAGTGACAGGCTTGTTCCTGGAATGCTGGTCGCTTCCTTATTCCCAAGAACCATTGCTTCAAATTTTGTAAGTACTGAGTCTCATCAATTTTTGATACTTTTATCAAGCCATTTGTTTAAACTTCCTTTCTGGTTTGGTGTTTGGAAAAAAACTTGTAGCCGGGAGCTGTATATGTTTCGCAAACATTGCACTTCAAGTCGCCAGTGTATATTGGAGAGGAGATAGTTGGTGAAATATGTGCAACAAATATTAAGGATCTGAAATCGAAACATGTGTAAGTTGCCCTGGCTGAATCCCTGATTTTGTATTTTCATCTTCTCCAGGCTCTTCAATTCGTTTTGATTGTCAGGGTTAAATTTTCCACCAAATGCTTCAAACGTGATGGCGTGCTTGTTATCGATGGCGAGGCCACAGCCATCTTGCGGAGTCTGAACAAAGAACCAGCAGCTCGGTGGTCGAGCTGAAGAACAAAAAGTTATTCCCTGGTTAATGGTCAAAATGCATGATTTTCTTGAACACAAAGTTCTTCCCTGTTTAATGGTCAAAATGCATGCTTTTCTTGTACTCTAGTAACCAGTTTTGTTGAGCAAAGCAGAAATGAGAATTATGGAATGAATTTTGACAAACGAAATAAATTGACTTTATTACTAGTTCTACAGTCAACAACTCAAAACAATGAAGAACCAGAGGATGTTTAACTCTCACTGACATACACCATCATCTTCTCTACTATGTGCAAGACAACGATGTGGCTAAAAATTCTCAAATCAACAAGTCCACAAAAAGAGCACAGTTTAATAATCAGAGACCCAACTGCCCCAAAAATTCCTCTGAGATCATTCATCTCAGAAGGTGAGCCCTTGTGGAGCTGCGGGTGCAGGTGCCTTAGGTTTCGGCTTCAACGAGGTCCTCGTAGCTGTCGGTCATTGCATTGTACCCAATCTCCCATTCACTGTCACCTCACCCTGAACCCCAACATTTTGGGCTATCAAAGATGCAAGTTCTAATAATGCCTGCAAAgcatatacaaattaaagattaGGACTTGAGGCGGAGCTTGAGGACTCAAGCACAGTTTCTGTTGCTTCTCCGACTTTAATTACAGCAACACCCCGGACAATTTGGCAATTCTCTAGCAAGCTTCTCAAAATCGTATATTGAATCTGTTTCATTTAATTCCTTTTTAAGCTGAGCAATCCTTGACTGTATTCCTACATCATCTGTACACTCTCGAATCActcatcatcatcgtcatctGACTTCTTGTACACCTATGGCCACGTTGCCCACGGCTTTTCTGCTCGTCTGACGCCCACCCAAGCGTCTGAGCTAAGAAACATCACCGTCGTGATCTCTGTCCTTCCAGACCAAATCCTCTAGTCCCAAACCACTCAGTCCCCTCAATTTTTAGGCTTAGTGATACGCATAAGAAAGTAATAATTGGTGGTGTAATTAGTGGAGAATTTAAAAGGAATGAATCATATATAATTAGAGgataattgacaaaatatttgtataaagaaattatgtatattagaatATATCATTACCTTGTATAGTTAGAGTAATTTTAGTAGCTTAATTATTATAGGTGTtataatttagtataaataggtccattgtatatgaaaattgaaaaccaCTCAAGAGAAATATATTGTTCTTATTCATGTTCTTCTTAGTTATTCTTTTTGGAGCTCTCACACGCTCGAAGTGTGAAATTGGAGTTTGCCATAACTCGAATACGGCTAGGAGCTAGAAACCTGCTCGAAAGGTTTCCTATATGTTACGATCCTATTTAGGGTCGTATCACTTAGATGAATCGTCTAGTCTCTGGCTTGACTCTAATTACGTTGTGCCCTACTATTTGGATAACTTGGCAATCGGAGCTTTTGGTGCGGTGCAGCAAGGCGTGCTCGTTTCCTGTGGCGTAGGAAATGCTGGCCCTACTATATATACCGCCGATAACGTCGCGCCCTTGATTCTCACGGTCGGTGCTTCCACTATTGATCGGGAATTCCCGGCCGACGGCGTAGGATCTTCAGGGCACTGGATCCGGGTTTGATCTACGATTTGGGAGTTAGTGATTACGTGGATTTCTTATGTACCATTGGATATGACAGTCGGACAATTTCGTTGTTCACCAGGGATTCTTCTCCGGTGGATTGTAACACATGAAGTTTGGGTAACCCCGGCTCTCTAAATTACCCCTGTTTTTCAGTTGTTTTCTATAAAGTCAACACcgtaagagcatccttattagTGGAGTTATTttgcggtttttttttttggagtttttgtaagtgtgattaggaaaatgaaaatgggatgggaggaaaaaaacaaatatgatttaaaaaaagaaaaataaataaataaagtaagtTGTTAGACGCGCCCACTGTTGTGCGCGAAACGCGTACAACAGGAAGAGTCTTGTGTCAGTTTTTTCGGCTTGTTACAATGCTATTCATCCCTTCATTGCATATGAACCATTTACTCTCTCCTATTCTCTCTCATGCCATCTGGACAAATACTATTCCAAAAACCATAATTATCTTATGATGTAGATGCTCTAATATACAAGAGAACAATGAAAAATGTGGGGACCAATAGAAACGATGTTTATGAGGTAACAGTGAACATTTCGGGTGTTTAGTGATAATAATGATACGCTATCTTATGAGGTGACTTTTagagccaaggaccttgtagtccagtggcattaAATCCTTCCCTTTCggcttgtgcttcaataggttgagaaagtagttatgaatagatactgcattgtaatagagttagtagtattcaaaaaaaaaatgaggtgACTTTAGAATGCTTAGACTATCTGGCTTTGAGGCATACGGGTCGATAGTTTGGGAGGACGGGGTGCATGTTGTTAGTAGCCCAATAACTTGTTATTTGTCACCCTAATTTGCTATCTAATTAAATGTCTACATAGTTTTGTTATTTGTCACCCTAATTTGCTATCTAATTAAATGTCTACATAGTTTTCTTTTATGAACCTCGTGTAATGGAATAaattcacataatatatattattatggtgGATAAATCTCTGTATAAGTGTGGTGTAGAAATGTTCCTATTTCGTTCATGTGTGGTCACATTGTCATCCGAGGAGGGTGCTACTACATCTACGTCCAGTCCCACCATTCGGTTGGCATTCTCTAGTTGACGTGGTGCGAGCCATGAGAGGGTAGACCGAGGGATATTCAATTCAAGGTTGGTGTATATGACAGAGGGGTCAAAGTTCATGTTCGGGTCGGGTTCAATAATTTAGAGAGGATGCAATGGGCATTTACGGTGTCCTCATTTTGAAGGGAACCTCGGAGTCGGGGTGGGGGTACTCTCCCTCGGGGGTAGCACCATCCATGTAAACCTCACTATCGCTTATGGAGTATGGTGTGAGGTTGAATGATTTAATTGAGATATGTCTCAATTAAATTGCATTGGGCAAGAAAgaagtagaattaaaatgaagtAGATGAGTATGAGGAGGGTGATTGTAGAATAGCAAGTGATCAGTATAGTAGTGGAAAGCCAAGAATTGGGGAGAAcaagaaaatataatgttgatgaAGAATTAGACAGGAAAGGACACAATTGCCCTTGTATTTCACGGTCATCAAACGGTAAATGTGAATGTGGACTAACATTGTCCAACTTTTTTTAACTCTGGGCAAAATGTGGCCAAATTAATAAAAgcggactaaatgtgtccaacgCATAATAagtataggaccaaaaatggaatttattcctttatagtctaaatgtaatacttcatagcactaatctagtacacaaTTTAGGGTAGATATATTtgatactttaagccttaaacacaatactttatagcctaaatgtaagACTTCATAGAAGTAATCTAGTgcacagtttaaggtagatatatgtaataatttaagccttaaacacactACTTTATAGCCTATGTTGGTCCCGGTTAAGACACGATAAAAGTCTAGAGGGAGGAggagggggtgaatagacttttacACTCTTTTTTGGTAAATCTCACTCCAACATTAGAATTAAATCAGAGTGAGTGATTACGTAGCggaaataattattgtgtcttaGAAAATTCGTGTTGTGTGTTGTGAGTACGGATAATGTTAGTAATTAATCGCAGGAATATAAATGTGGTAAGTAAAATAGACaaagagatttttaagtggttcgacCAAACCCCAACCTACGTCCACTCTTATCCTAAAAACTCCTTAGGAGGATTGCACTAACTCCCTTTAGTACAATAaagagcacttgagctttgatcgcCAAGCcagcctcaagcctcaggttttttcACAACATACACCAATTGTTACTCCGCGTCTTTCTACTTCTCCAAGTAGAGATTGTTGATAAAACAACAAgtttcttcttttctccaacTTGAGACTAAGCACTCTGGATAATCTTTGCAGCTTTGAGTATTCTCTCTTTTTCTGGATTAGATTCCTAAGGAATCCTTTTTTCAGCTTTTACTtacttttctcttttctaaatAATTCGTATGTTTCTTGCTAATTTTCTTGAACCTcttgatcttttttattttctcaactGACTTCACTTCTCGTTAAGCTCTTTTTCTCTTCTATTTTGCATGGTCTtcagtagatatatatatatatatatatatatatatatatatatatatatatatatagagaataacTAAAGAATTTGTCCATTGGAGAATGAAAAATTCTTTAAGTTATTAATTGTAGTGAGCCTCACCTTCTTGATCAGACATTTCCGTTTGAAGTGGA contains the following coding sequences:
- the LOC116004991 gene encoding uncharacterized protein LOC116004991, translated to MLVKRAFWSYVSTSCGFSSLAATNLLKCGEVVKQARVFTEADVVEYSKLSHDTNPLHFDSECAKLAGFSDRLVPGMLVASLFPRTIASNFPGAVYVSQTLHFKSPVYIGEEIVGEICATNIKDLKSKHVVKFSTKCFKRDGVLVIDGEATAILRSLNKEPAARWSS